The following is a genomic window from Nicotiana tabacum cultivar K326 chromosome 3, ASM71507v2, whole genome shotgun sequence.
cacaacaaatagaaatcttcaccaaggcatgaataatacaacgaaatcatgaaaatcacaatataagactcacggtcatgcttgacaccaacatatagatactcgtcaccatgcctatacgtcatactcaacaagaaacaaatagcaaatagggacaactcctaatccctcaagctaatgttagaccaaacacttacctcgaacttccacgactaactcaatcctcaaacaccgcctttcctttcgaattcggctccaaatcaattgtatctagacataatcgacttaataacatcaataaatgataaacaatccaattccaatacttaattatagctttctaatcattcttcccaaaaatccaaaaatcgaccccgggcccgcttggtcaaaacacgagtttcggaccaaaacccgatcacccacgagcccaaatatataaattgttttgaaatccggccccaaaacgaggtcaaattcccaaataatcaaaagccctaactctacccaaatccctaattttctacccttaatcacatgttttaggcctagaaatctagtgggtgttgataaaatggaagaaaacgagcttaagattacatacctatgaagctatggtgaagttcttcttcaaaaatcgcctaagaggtgtggagaagatgaagtttgtgaaaaataatgaaaatcccGTATGGCATTCTgttttgaaacttaaaataactAGGCAAAAttggtcatcgcattcgcgatgagttAGGTTTGACAGACCTTCGCGTTTGCGGAAGATGGCTCGCGTTCGCAGAGCTTTGGCTCCTCAAGCCTACGTATTCGCGGgccagtggccgcgttcgcgatgcacaaaataGTGACCTCTCCTTAGGCCTtaaccttacgcgttcgcgagtgcatggacgcgttcgcgaagggtattccCACCTCAGCCTCGCGTTTGCGTCTCAagcttcacattcgcgaagaagaaatctggcACCTGGGAAATTTGCCTTACGTGTTCGCGAGAGGGACCacacgaatgcgaagagtaaaatccctgggcactgaacagcagaaacctgcaacttttgagttccaaaaaccttccgaaacacatctgaaacacacccgagtcctcggagctcaaaaccaaacatacgtactaactcaataacatcttacgaacttatccgtgcgattaaattaccaaaataacctcaataacaatgaattaaacctcaaaatcaatgaaatatttcaaaacttcttaaaacatcaaactttgcatttacggtccaaatcacttcaaacggATTCCGGTTCTTACCAAACTCCACAGAATCATCTTAAgttatatataagacctgtacggGGTGCCAGAactaaaatatgggcccgatactaATATGTTCTAATcgaaattcatttcaaattcctttaaacaatttcagaaaataattttctttaaaaattcatttctcgggcttgggacattgaaattcgattccgggcatacgcccaagttccatatttttcctacggaccctccgagaccgtcaaattacgggtccgggtccgtttacccaaaatgttgaccgaaatcaaatttattcattttatagtcaaaatttatcattttttaaaagcaagtgatgaccctttAAGAGTTTAGAGATACATTTGAAATCTTTCGGTAGTCGATGACTTAGAGAAACGTTAAGAGTTTAAGTCGAAGATTTATGTATGGTGGGGTTTAAGCTTAATAGCAGTTGTATTGAAATTCTTTGGTCcaagatttttctttttgtgaCTTTGAAATTGTACTAGTCTGTTCTAGTTTTCTTTAAGTTTGACATAACCTTTGTTTCCCTACATTTTCATTTGTACTGGCAGAGTTTTGTGCAAATAGGTTCCAATACATGTTAAAGCGTTTAAGTAGATAAagcatgttttatttatttatttgttctttattACAAATATAAGAATGGATATTAAGAAGTTCCTCCTTAGTTTTAATATCATTAAAAGGTTGTTAAAAATATGTTTTAACCTGAAAAGTTGTGTATCATTGTTGAGTTAGTATTTCTGTTTAGAGTGAATTGGGAAGTAAAATTAAGTTTGTTTAGAAAGAAtgctcttttatatatatattttaaggaaTTCCGGGTTGGATAGTAAGTTATCAAAGTTAAGCTTTTTGCATGTGACTTTTAAATGTTTATATGATAAACTAAAAAATATCTTCTTTTTTGTCTTATATATAAATACAAATGCTTAAGTTTAGAGCAGTATGGGTTTTTGGGGTTTGGTTCAAGAAATCCCTTTCGGGCTAAATAATTTCTAGTAGCCCAACACCAATAAAATCCATCAGCTAGTCTATCTTTATAGTTAATAGCATAGTTGGCCAATTCTTATTAAATCAATGGTTGACCCAATGGCCAAAGTGGCCCAAAACGAGCCAACAGTTCAAATACCCAAATAGCTGCCTCATTTCCTTTAAATTGGAATACTAATAAAAGTCGGCCCATTTTTGATAAGAAGGTTGCCCTTCTATAAAATAACAAGTTGGTCcagcttttatatttttatttaattgaaTAGCCTCaataaaaattagatttttattttattaaataactttataacttagtctcttttataattaatttaaggaCTAGGCAATTAGTAGGCACACTTTAATCCTTTTTTATTCACGGAATTGCTTACGTAGCGTGATATTTAACATTCAATAAGTTAATTCAACAATCTCATACCATACCCAttagtttttgttaatttttaatttaattaatcctTTGCTAAAatcgcggattcgcttgcgtagcgcgataTTTGACTTTTaataattttcaagaattaattttctcaaatgtaataatttctcaaaagtactacaaATAATTTATTGTCATGATTTCGGATTCGCTTGCGAGGTGCAATTATGAtaagttaattaattttgttattcgATCACGCATTCCCTTGCGTAGCGTGGTTATAACAACGTAATTTatccaaattatttttttaataatcatgaaataaaagcggataggtaaaacatgaaaatcatatGAAGCACAGTTTGTCAAAAATAaattcaagccaagttttaagtcaataaagcgacagtgctagaaccacgggactcggaaAATGCCTTACACTTTTTctccggtcaacagaatttcttacccgaactttattttcgTGGACCGATAAatatagagtcaaaccttcctttgactaggaattcaaataaaaggtgacttggaacaccaaaaactcaattccaagtggcgactttgtaaataaaataatccctgcTCAAATTTGAGACTGTGGCTGCCATGATTTGAACATCATCGCTCCCGATCTGGTGGAGCAAGTAACTtttcccaagaagggttttacatatgtttacacgtatcccttcactttgggctCATTCTCATTGAGCGGGGGACTTGACTCCGTAGTCTTGGAGTTTTGCTTCTATTTTCAAGTTTGCTTGGCGCAGGTGATCCCTTATGTGTGGCGGACAGTAGCTTGTCTTTGGCGGCTATGTTACATTATTACCCAATTTTATAAGCATTTTCTATAATCTCCTAtaaatttttaaagctttaaaatttttttgcatgtaatttgtctaaatatatatttatcattCTCTACCCTTACCCATTTTTATAAGATTTTATCTCCTTTGCACGATTATATTTGCATTTTTTCTATTTCTATTAATACTATTTATAATAATAACCTATATTCTAtacataattgtatttattaaattttttatgctaaaataatatttttatatttttataatattaagatattattttcaagcattttactgcataaataatatttttattatttattaaattatttttaataaattttatgtGTTTAAAGTACAGCCCAAACAAAGAGGATTAATTGTGCTGGAGCACAAGTGTCATACAACTCATAAGTCGTAACTAATTCCTTAGAGGCCCTGCACTAATTGCTCTATGGCTCTTCCAAAAATTTGCACGACCCCTGACTATGTCCAGAATGTATGAGATATCTCATCATAAAAATCCACTAATTAGATATCAGTGTATATATCAACAAAGTAAGAACGGAAATTATGGACAAAATATAAAGAGAAAGCAGTAAAATCCTATTCAACGGTATCAAGCTAGAGACCAAGGTACAAGTTtgccttaaaaatattattttgtatgtataaattattaatttaaaaattaataactTAAAAGGAATAGAATTATGAACCTATATGCTTCAAATTCTGGCTTTGCCTATAATGGTACGTCCCAGAGTTTAGAGAGTTACTATGGTGCATCGAAGCAGCAATtacaaagagaaagaaagaactAGACTAACTTAAGCAATATGTTTAATGGGGGAAAAAACAATCAAATAGAGCTTTGTGTCATGATATGTGtggcaggggcggatttaggggcgcAAGGGGTTCACCTGAACCCCATTCGCCGAAAAAATACAATGTATATATAAGacaaaatctattttttacctcgatatattaagttttgaactcaCTTAACACAATCCAAAAGTGTATTTTAGttgtcaagggggttcaaaatctacataaggTCATAAGTTCAATTCCTGctagatacaaaaaaaaaaattttgaacccctttcgtggagatcctgcctccgccactgaTGCATGGGGCTTACTTGATTAATGCTTTTTAAGGATTCAGGTAGGAGTTCTTAAATTACAAATTAAAAGACCCAACCAATCAATATATATCATTGGATGATACCTCATCCATTTTCATGCGTGATACAGGTATGCTAGTAGTTTCTCACATTTATATGCTAGTAGTACACCCATTTGTGAATTTATATTCTTTTGTAAAAATCTTTTGCGACAAAATtagatataataaagaaaaatttcAACCACAAGTAAAAAAACGCTCAAACGCAACATACAGTCGCCCCTGCCCCACATTATTCTACAAACAGAAAGTAAAAATAAGCAAGCAAAAGTATGGTCATTAATCACTATAGgtaaaagaaaatatgaaaagtCTTGCAACAGAATGTATAGCCATAGCATATTAATTTCAACAGACGCGTTTTTATTTAAAGACTTGGAACTTCTTGCGTTGGATGTAGCTTTGAATTTATGCCTGCAATGATGATTTATTAACCAAGTAAAATTACAGttagtaaataatttttttatttttggttgaaaaagatgaaagagaAGAGATTACTAAAAGGCCAAAATGTTCTTGCCTTGCGAGAAAAATTATTTGATAACCAATCAAGACCTTCATAAAGCCCCTGTCCAGATGTTGCACTAGCACTCTGGATGTACCGAAAAGACAGAGACAACACACAGGCAAATTCCTCAGCTATTTTAGTTGGAAACtgtttttaaaatatttgacattgaaaaaaaaaactagaagcatttatattacttttttttttttccagtttcatCTTTAGTGCTCTAATTGGTGAAGCGTTAATTAAGTGAAACATTTGAGAGAAATATAAAAGGTAGTTAAGGCTATGAAATATCTTTTTAAGGCTGTATAATATGAACCAAGTTTATCAGTAATTTCTGCAACACTCATAGCATTTGGAAGGTCTTGTTTATTGGCAAACACAAGAATAGTAGCGCCTCGTAATTCTTCCTGCTTAAACCATAATTAATTTCGGTTAAAGTCAATTAATACTTTTAACTTTTATATCAGTTGTAATATTACCTCATTAAGCATGCGATGGAGCTCATCTCTAGCTTCTGTAATTCTATCTCGATCAttactatctactacaaatatTAGACCTTGAGTATTCTGAAAGTAGTGCCTCCATAGAGGCCGGATCTGTAAAATTAGTAGAACAAAGTAAAAAATTAGATAACTCAATTAACCAAGTAATTAGCTTTGATTCGGATTTTTCGAGTGTTAACATGTTAAATACCTTATCTTGTCCACCCACATCCCATACAGTGAAGCTCGAATTCTTGTATTCCACTGTCTCCACGTTAAATCCTAGGGATTAATATACCAAGAGATTAAGTTGTACTCTGTACGCTAACAATATAtagaatttttatattattagtgCAATTTAACCGTATTGCAACACTCAGTCTATGGTTATCATATCAAATTTAATATGGAGATTAACTTTTTGCAAGTCAATTTCAATGCACATGATAAGTTAATAAGGACAAAAAAAAATCAGTTAGGAAAGTTTTTTTTTGGGATATATTTTCTGTTCTTTTTGTTGGTAATTGAACGTAAAGACATTCAAACGCATAAAGAGTCGAGATAGCAAATACCAATTGTAGGAATGGTAGTGACAATCTCCCCAAGTTTTAATTTGTACAAGATGGTTGTTTTACCAGCTGCATCGAGTCCCACCATTAATATTCTCatttctttctttgcaaatagcATTTTTACAAACTTGGATATTGACATACCCATTGTTGCTCTACAATCACAACTACTAGTGCAGAGaatgcacttaattatttatctGCAATTTCCTAATAGCCTAATATTCATTGAAAGAGTCGAATAATGAATCGCATTTCCAAAacttaaaaggaaaaaataaagaatatgATTCTGATAAGTTTCGAAGAGAATAAAGCTAAGGGTGCAAATTAATTCTATTTCACTTTAAGCTAAGAAGGCATCTGTCTTTTGGCCCCTCAGTCCACTGGCGATTCGTTTCCCAAAAGCAGGTTCCCTTTTTAATCTTGCAAATCTATATgcacaaaagaaaatacaaatatatGAATAGACATTAACACAGGCCAACGTTGAACTTCCCAGCAATCTATTTGACCATTGTTCAACTTTCGGATTAAATAGGTTGTCTCAGAGAAAAGTTAATTTGCATCATTAATGGAGTATTTAACTGTTATCCAAGCCCCCATCTCCATAGCATGTCGAAAAGCTAAAACTTCAGCAATCAGAGGCATCCCAGTAA
Proteins encoded in this region:
- the LOC107793752 gene encoding ADP-ribosylation factor isoform X1 codes for the protein MGMSISKFVKMLFAKKEMRILMVGLDAAGKTTILYKLKLGEIVTTIPTIGFNVETVEYKNSSFTVWDVGGQDKIRPLWRHYFQNTQGLIFVVDSNDRDRITEARDELHRMLNEEELRGATILVFANKQDLPNAMSVAEITDKLGSYYTALKRYFIALTTFYISLKCFT
- the LOC107793752 gene encoding ADP-ribosylation factor 2-B isoform X2 — its product is MGMSISKFVKMLFAKKEMRILMVGLDAAGKTTILYKLKLGEIVTTIPTIGFNVETVEYKNSSFTVWDVGGQDKIRPLWRHYFQNTQGLIFVVDSNDRDRITEARDELHRMLNESASATSGQGLYEGLDWLSNNFSRKA
- the LOC107793752 gene encoding ADP-ribosylation factor isoform X3: MGMSISKFVKMLFAKKEMRILMVGLDAAGKTTILYKLKLGEIVTTIPTIGFNVETVEYKNSSFTVWDVGGQDKIRPLWRHYFQNTQGLIFVVDSNDRDRITEARDELHRMLNEA